The following proteins come from a genomic window of Venturia canescens isolate UGA chromosome 4, ASM1945775v1, whole genome shotgun sequence:
- the cta gene encoding guanine nucleotide-binding protein subunit alpha homolog, giving the protein MAGSLTWSCTCCLRFKFSPEEIEQRYKSQEIDRMLEKDRQAFRRQVKLLLLGAGESGKSTFLKQMRIIHGIKFEPDLIKEYQHVIYQNIIKGMKVLVDARDKLNIPWENPKNYDIGYQLLKFENTMILDARLFLHYVPSLQSLWRDASIRKAFDRRREFQLSDSVQYFLDSLDRIARVEYIPTHQDILHCRKATKGISEFVIPINNIPFLFVDVGGQRSQRQKWYQCFDCVTSILFLVSSSEFDQVLLEDRRTNRLEESRNIFDTIVNNMIFGGVSIILFLNKTDLLERKVSSPDTNVSWYFPQFTGDSHSMKDVQSFILDMFVSVKRDPRKPLFHHFTTAVDTENIKVVFNAVKDTILHRNLESLMLQ; this is encoded by the exons ATGGCGGGTTCCTTAACGTGGTCGTGCACTTGTTGCCTAAGATTTAAATTCAGCCCTGAAGAGATCGAGCAACGTTACAAGAGCCAGGAAATCGACAGAATGCTCGAAAAAGATAGACAAGCGTTTCGACGACAGGTCAAACTGTTGCTACTCGGTGCTGGCGAAAGTGGAAAATCCACTTTTCTTAAACAGATGCGAATTATTCACGGTATCAAATTCGAG CCTGACTTAATAAAGGAATATCAACATGTGATTTACCAGAATATAATAAAAGGCATGAAAGTGTTGGTGGATGCAAGAGACAAGCTTAACATACCTTGGGAGAATCCTAAGAATTATGATATCGGTTatcaattattgaaattcgaaaatactATGATTTTGGATGCCAGACTGTTTTTGCATTATGTACCGTCTCTTCAGAGCTTGTGGAGGGATGCGTcaataagaaaagctttcgaCAGGcgaagagaatttcaattg AGTGACTCGGTGCAATACTTTTTGGACAGTCTCGACAGGATTGCAAGAGTC gAATATATACCAACGCATCAAGATATCTTGCACTGTAGAAAAGCAACAAAAGGAATATCAGAATTCGTAATACCAATAAACAATATACCATTTTTGTTTGTGGACGTTGGTGGACAACGCTCGCAACGGCAGAAATGGTATCAGTGTTTTGATTGCGTCACGTCAATATTATTTCTTGTTTCGTCTTCCGAATTCGATCAAGTTTTGCTTGAAGACAG GAGAACCAACAGACTTGAGGAGTCAAGAAACATATTCGACACGATAGTGAACAACATGATATTCGGAGGTGTATCAATAATACTTTTTCTCAACAAGACGGATTTGCTCGAGAGAAAGGTATCGTCACCTGACACAAACGTCAGTTGGTATTTTCCGCAATTCACCGGTGATTCACATTCCATGAAGGACGTGCAAAGTTTCATACTCGATATGTTTGTATCGGTAAAGAGAGATCCGAGAAAGCCCTTGTTTCATCACTTCACGACAGCGGTAGACACTGAAAATATCAAGGTCGTTTTTAACGCGGTGAAAGACACAATATTGCACCGAAATTTGGAGTCGTTAATGCTTcagtaa